One genomic region from Muriicola soli encodes:
- a CDS encoding alpha/beta hydrolase, which yields MPNWAYILIFLFIAYLLVSVLLYFLQDYLMFKPEKLPEDFQFYYENQITEEYNVETRDGAIINGLRFKAKNPKGIVFYLKGNSKSIKGWGKFAVDFTRLGYDVLMVDYRGFGKSTGRRTQKAIKRDMQVVYNKIMEKVEEKYIILYGRSLGSGFAAKLASMNNPRMLILDAPYYSLRHVAKKYIPFMPLSLLLKFPMPTYKWLKYVQCPVHIIHGTDDHLIPYKSSIKLSKIKPEQTTLYTVIGGGHKNLNSFESYHKMLHDIITSKPEKRKSDTLGNETEHSTSKPYA from the coding sequence ATGCCAAATTGGGCTTACATACTGATATTTCTTTTTATAGCCTACCTTCTTGTTAGTGTGTTATTGTATTTCTTACAGGATTATCTGATGTTTAAACCGGAAAAACTCCCGGAGGATTTTCAGTTTTATTACGAAAATCAGATCACGGAGGAATACAACGTGGAAACCAGAGACGGCGCCATAATCAATGGCCTTCGATTTAAAGCGAAAAATCCCAAAGGGATTGTTTTTTATTTGAAGGGGAATTCAAAAAGTATAAAGGGCTGGGGAAAATTTGCCGTAGATTTTACTCGTTTAGGTTACGATGTCCTTATGGTAGACTACCGGGGGTTTGGAAAGAGTACTGGAAGGAGGACCCAAAAAGCCATTAAAAGGGATATGCAGGTGGTTTACAATAAGATAATGGAGAAAGTGGAGGAGAAGTATATCATCCTCTATGGAAGGTCACTGGGTTCGGGGTTTGCAGCAAAATTGGCTTCAATGAACAATCCGAGAATGCTCATCCTCGATGCGCCATATTACAGTTTGCGACATGTGGCTAAAAAGTACATACCCTTTATGCCATTGTCACTTTTACTCAAATTTCCCATGCCCACCTATAAATGGCTGAAATATGTACAGTGTCCTGTGCACATCATTCACGGCACAGATGATCATCTCATTCCCTATAAATCGAGTATAAAACTATCTAAAATAAAACCGGAACAAACCACCCTGTATACGGTGATTGGCGGCGGCCATAAAAATTTAAACAGTTTCGAGTCGTACCACAAAATGCTGCACGATATTATCACTTCAAAACCAGAGAAAAGAAAGTCAGATACTCTGGGAAATGAGACAGAACATAGTACCTCTAAGCCTTATGCGTAA